A window of Trichoderma atroviride chromosome 3, complete sequence contains these coding sequences:
- a CDS encoding uncharacterized protein (EggNog:ENOG41) produces MSDPRNYTVGWICALSTEQIAAAAFLDEQHAPLEDQPSHDSNNCILGSMGKHNVAIAVLPLEYGTASASNVATNLLRTFPNIRIGLLVGLGGGAPSKRHDIRLGVSAPSAGNGGVFQYDFGKTIQGEASQHTRFLNQSPAVLRSAVASLQTRYMLDGHQLKENIESVLATRKRLNKLFGRPKTASDMLFRPEVVHDEGGCTAVCVKDESNLVLRCERTEDEDDPAVHYGLIASANQVMKDALI; encoded by the coding sequence ATGTCTGACCCCAGAAACTACACTGTTGGATGGATCTGCGCTCTCTCTACAGAGCAgattgcggcggcggcatttCTTGATGAGCAGCATGCACCGCTAGAAGACCAGCCGTCACATGACTCCAACAACTGCATCCTAGGCTCTATGGGAAAGCACAACGTTGCCATTGCTGTTCTTCCCTTGGAATACGGAACTGCCTCTGCATCCAACGTAGCGACCAACTTACTACGAACGTTTCCCAATATCAGAATTGGTCTTCTCGTCGGTCTTGGCGGCGGTGCCCCCAGCAAGAGACACGATATTCGCTTGGGGGTCAGCGCACCCTCGGCTGGCAACGGAGGCGTATTCCAATATGACTTTGGAAAGACGATCCAGGGAGAAGCCTCCCAGCACACGAGGTTTCTGAACCAGTCTCCAGCCGTTTTACGCTCGGCGGTAGCAAGCCTGCAGACCAGATATATGCTCGATGGTCATCAGCTCAAGGAAAACATTGAAAGTGTTTTAGCAACAAGAAAGAGACTCAACAAGTTGTTTGGACGTCCAAAGACAGCCAGCGACATGCTATTTCGACCCGAGGTAGTCCACGACGAGGGAGGTTGTACGGCAGTATGCGTAAAGGACGAATCCAACTTGGTCTTACGCTGCGAGCGtacagaagatgaagatgaccCTGCAGTTCACTACGGCCTTATCGCTTCTGCGAACCAGGTCATGAAAGATGCCCTTATTTGA
- a CDS encoding uncharacterized protein (EggNog:ENOG41) has protein sequence MTISTETEADPPRSIIAPSSVTGTSRTVNGGHESRRGGDSTFSSPSPSVRSLATTLTTIQSFAPHGQAPVAPTHSITQSIQFSQPFPTTSPASAIPSHLIPPNHLTTYTTATANNLLTDNASILTLASSSKRGRRRSMDTDASVRALAPSSLWGGSRESLPLSVLSANIDASGIHNASRLGAERNSIYSATGVAPAIPSERNSIYTKQGDGASVRSGRLGHNRPDSVSGSVALASPREED, from the exons ATGACCATATCAACCGAGACCGAAGCTGACCCGCCTCGATCCATCATCGCGCCGAGCTCTGTGACGGGAACAAGCAGGACAGTCAACGGGGGCCACGAATCCAGAAGAGGTGGCGATAGCACATTTTCGAGCCCGTCTCCATCAGTCAGATCACTCGCTACAACATTGACCACTATTCAGTCATTTGCTCCCCATGGGCAAGCCCCGGTAGCACCGACTCACAGCATCACCCAGTCGATTCAGTTCAGCCAACCGTTCCCTACGACTTCGCCGGCATCGGCTATACCATCACATCTCATCCCGCCAAACCATCTGACGACATACACCACAGCTACGGCCAATAACCTCCTTACAGACAATGCATCCATCTTGACTCTAGCCTCGTCGAGCAAGCGAGGCCGTCGTCGGTCGATGGATACCGATGCGTCTGTGCGAGCCCTCGCGCCCTCGTCACTTTGGGGTGGCAGCCGTGAGAGTCTACCACTGAGTGTTCTCAGTGCCAACATCGACGCATCTGGCATCCACAACGCCTCCAGGCTGGGAGCAGAGCGAAACAGCATCTACTCTGCAACGGGCGTGGCGCCAGCCATTCCGAGCGAACGCAACAGTATTTATACCAAGCAGGGCGACGGTGCAAGCGTTAGAAGTGGCCGCCTGGGACACAATCGACCCGACAGCGTGAGCGGCAGCGTTGCACTCGCCAGCCCCCGAGAG GAGGACTAA
- a CDS encoding uncharacterized protein (EggNog:ENOG41), whose protein sequence is MATTDFISSEAHDRQAQQRRRPFSTWVKKLTNFKSSSDGERQKRHIRIKRGPKLNNPYPQSGHVSSNHPNGQSSYSFATGRTDCSLSTIDQPTRFSADGYAPPTSGGRSLTMTISTETEADPPRSIIAPSSVTGTSRTVNGGHESRRGGDSTFSSPSPSVRSLATTLTTIQSFAPHGQAPVAPTHSITQSIQFSQPFPTTSPASAIPSHLIPPNHLTTYTTATANNLLTDNASILTLASSSKRGRRRSMDTDASVRALAPSSLWGGSRESLPLSVLSANIDASGIHNASRLGAERNSIYSATGVAPAIPSERNSIYTKQGDGASVRSGRLGHNRPDSVSGSVALASPREVPAKKSLAENQEDIPLTPDSKED, encoded by the exons ATGGCGACTACCGACTTCATCTCATCAGAGGCTCACG ATCGCCAAGCACAGCAAAGGAGAAGGCCGTTTTCAACATGGGTCAAGAAGCTTACCAACTTCAAGTCGTCATCCGATGGCGAGCGACAGAAGCGACACATTAGGATAAAGCGTGGTCCCAAGCTCAACAACCCGTATCCTCAGTCCGGCCACGTTAGTAGCAATCATCCCAATGGACAAAGCTCGTACTCGTTTGCTACTGGCCGCACCGACTGCAGCCTGTCGACAATCGATCAGCCCACTCGCTTCTCGGCAGATGGATATGCACCACCGACTTCAGGAGGGAGGAGCCTGACAATGACCATATCAACCGAGACCGAAGCTGACCCGCCTCGATCCATCATCGCGCCGAGCTCTGTGACGGGAACAAGCAGGACAGTCAACGGGGGCCACGAATCCAGAAGAGGTGGCGATAGCACATTTTCGAGCCCGTCTCCATCAGTCAGATCACTCGCTACAACATTGACCACTATTCAGTCATTTGCTCCCCATGGGCAAGCCCCGGTAGCACCGACTCACAGCATCACCCAGTCGATTCAGTTCAGCCAACCGTTCCCTACGACTTCGCCGGCATCGGCTATACCATCACATCTCATCCCGCCAAACCATCTGACGACATACACCACAGCTACGGCCAATAACCTCCTTACAGACAATGCATCCATCTTGACTCTAGCCTCGTCGAGCAAGCGAGGCCGTCGTCGGTCGATGGATACCGATGCGTCTGTGCGAGCCCTCGCGCCCTCGTCACTTTGGGGTGGCAGCCGTGAGAGTCTACCACTGAGTGTTCTCAGTGCCAACATCGACGCATCTGGCATCCACAACGCCTCCAGGCTGGGAGCAGAGCGAAACAGCATCTACTCTGCAACGGGCGTGGCGCCAGCCATTCCGAGCGAACGCAACAGTATTTATACCAAGCAGGGCGACGGTGCAAGCGTTAGAAGTGGCCGCCTGGGACACAATCGACCCGACAGCGTGAGCGGCAGCGTTGCACTCGCCAGCCCCCGAGAGGTACCTGCTAAGAAGAGCCTTGCCGAGAACCAAGAGGATATCCCGCTAACACCAGATTCCAAGGAGGACTAA
- a CDS encoding uncharacterized protein (BUSCO:EOG092D0DYZ) encodes MAISWKSFDFFDVSQVALPDNETRQLFEGNEIASICAGSDSLFLGSSDGYVSIIGKGWKVMRTFQAHEARITHMRQVEGTSLLVTVAEDMSSEPILKAWALDRLVKKTNMPTCLSTLTINNGRRQFPISAFTALDDLTQIAVGFANGAVTVIRGDLVHDLGTKQRIVYESEEPVTGVQLATQESSTTLFISTVSRILQLALSKRGQGSPPKTIEDSGCAAGCMTVDPGTGDIIVARDDALYTYRLDGRGPPRAYESPKRLISIHNDYFAVAGPSSVSSSRDPEALRRRFGSATADGLFNAWTFVLLEADLRVVGHTETLISPVRFIIEVWGDLFTITEEGKIFRYHEKPLQQRLEMLYQRNMYPLAIELAQNSGMSNEQQSLIYRKFGDHLYQKSDYDGAMNQYIRAIDATEPSQVIRKFLDTQRIHNLILYLEKLHHHGKATSDHTTLLLNCYAKLKDIKKLEEFIMAPGDLKFDLDTAITMCRQGGYYQQAAFLAKKHGETELVVDILIEDSKSYDEALDYIWHQDPAIAYPCMQKYARVLIEHCPKDATKLFVDYYTSNYRPRRTVVLPAEVSGTATSSTGFTAGAASAVQNLTNLLVLPSYISPATGTPGSAKPNETTIVPDEDDIPIPKYNPPPPRTAFSSFIDHPDEFITFLEACLEEEKLRTVHSSDLYTTLFEMYLHKSNEKKGSLHKEEWEAKAKKLIEGEHVPMESSNVLLLSHLSNFQDGTVLVKEQAGLLSDIFRSYTTAKDTRGALKALRKYGPEEPQLYPAALSYLTSDPRVLEEAGPDELAAILAKIDKDGLMAPLQVVQTLVGQSSGGGVATMGMIKPYLRETITRERKEIAQNRHRISTLRTDTEKRRSDLEDLGSKPAVFQATRCSDCGQGLDLPAVHFMCKHSFHQRCLRGGGEDDEIECPKCAGENEVIRKMREGQRERAGRHEIFKADLENSTDRFATISEWFSRGVMDAQGSEQAS; translated from the exons ATGGCCATCTCA TGGAAGTCATTCGACTTCTTCGACGTCTCGCAGGTAGCGCTGCCTGACAATGAAACCCGCCAGCTCTTCGAGGGCAACGAAATCGCCAGCATCTGCGCAGGCTCCGACAGCCTGTTTCTCGGCTCGAGCGATGGATATGTCAGCATCATTGGCAAGGGCTGGAAGGTGATGAGGACGTTTCAGGCGCACGAGGCGCGGATCACGCATATGCGTCAAGTGGAGGGGACGAGCTTGCTGGTGACGGTTGCG GAAGATATGAGCAGTGAGCCGATCCTAAAGGCGTGGGCGTTGGACAGGTTGGTTAAGAAGACAAATATGCCGACATGCCTCAGTACCTTGACGATCAATAATGGGAGGCGGCAGTTTCCC ATATCAGCGTTTACTGCGCTCGACGACCTGACTCAAATCGCCGTGGGCTTTGCGAACGGCGCTGTGACCGTCATTCGGGGAGACCTTGTTCATGACTTGGGGACAAAGCAGCGGATCGTGTACGAATCGGAAGAACCGGTGACTGGTGTCCAATTGGCAACCCAAGAGAGCTCGACGACACTCTTCATCTCTACGGTATCGAGGATACTGCAGCTCGCGCTTTCCAAGAGAGGACAGGGCTCACCGCCCAAAACCATCGAAGACTCTGGCTGCGCCGCAGGCTGCATGACGGTCGATCCTGGGACCGGAGATATCATTGTCGCCCGAGATGACGCCCTTTATACATACAGGTTGGATGGGCGCGGGCCCCCTCGAGCATATGAGTCTCCCAAGCGGCTTATATCCATCCACAACGACTACTTTGCGGTTGCGGGCCCGTCGTcagtcagcagcagccgggaTCCCGAGGCCTTACGGAGGAGATTTGGTTCAGCGACGGCAGATGGTCTATTTAACGCATGGACTTTTGTTCTGTTGGAAGCGGATCTTCGAGTGGTTGGCCATACAGAGACACTCATCTCTCCAGTTCGATTCATAATTGAAGTATGGGGAGATTTGTTCACAATTACAGAGGAAGGAAAG ATTTTCCGATATCATGAGAAGCCACTTCAGCAGCGCCTTGAGATGCTCTACCAGCGCAACATGTATCCTCTCGCAATCGAGTTGGCCCAGAACTCGGGGATGAGCAACGAGCAACAGAGCCTAATCTATCGTAAATTCGGCGATCACCTGTACCAAAAATCAGACTACGACGGGGCAATGAATCAGTATATTCGAGCGATTGATGCCACTGAGCCCTCGCAAGTCATCAGAAAG TTTCTGGATACGCAAAGAATACACAATCTGATTTTGTACTTGGAAAAACTTCACCATCATGGAAAGGCAACCTCCGATCACACAACGCTCTTGCTCAACTGCTATGCCAAATTAAAGGATATCAAGAAGTTGGAAGAGTTCATCATGGCTCCCGGAGACTTGAAGTTTGATCTAGACACAGCCATCACCATGTGTCGACAGGGTGGCTACTACCAGCAAGCTGCATTCCTTGCCAAAAAGCATGGCGAGACCGAGCTTGTCGTGGATATCCTGATCGAGGACTCAAAGAGCTACGATGAAGCGCTGGACTATATATGGCATCAGGATCCTGCCATC GCATATCCGTGTATGCAAAAATATGCCAGAGTCCTCATAGAGCATTGCCCCAAAGATGCTACGAAGCTCTTTGTGGATTATTATACTAGCAACTACCGACCACGGCGGACAGTGGTGCTACCCGCTGAAGTCTCTGGAACAGCTACTTCCAGTACAGGATTCACTGCCGGAGCGGCCAGCGCCGTGCAGAATCTCACCAACCTTCTCGTCTTGCCTTCATACATTAGCCCTGCCACAGGCACACCAGGCAGCGCAAAGCCAAACGAAACTACCATTGTACCCGACGAAGACGATATTCCGATACCCAAATACAACCCCCCACCACCACGAACGGCATTTTCATCGTTTATCGATCATCCCGATGAATTCATCACCTTTTTGGAAGCATGTCTCGAGGAAGAAAAACTGCGAACTGTTCATAGCAGCGATCTGTACACTACCTTGTTTGAGATGTACTTGCACAAGTCTaatgaaaagaagggaaGTTTGCACAAGGAAGAGTGGGAAGCAAAGGCGAAAAAACTGATTGAGGGGGAGCATGTGCCCATGGAGAGCTCAAATGTGCTTCTGTTATCGCATTTGTCCAACTTCCAAGACGGCACCGTTTTGGTCAAGGAGCAAGCTGGGCTGCTATCCGACATATTCAGATCCTATACTACGGCAAAAGACACACGCGGCGCACTAAAGGCTCTGAGAAAGTACGGCCCAGAGGAACCGCAGCTATATCCGGCGGCCTTGTCCTATCTCACCTCGGATCCTCGAGTGCTGGAGGAAGCTGGGCCCGACGAGTTGGCAGCTATCCTAGCAAAGATTGACAAGGACGGGCTCATGGCCCCGCTTCAGGTCGTCCAGACTCTTGTCGGGCAGAGTTCCGGGGGCGGCGTAGCTACAATGGGCATGATCAAGCCGTATCTTCGCGAGACAATCACCCGGGAGCGCAAGGAAATTGCTCAAAACCGGCACAGAATATCCACACTGCGTACCGATACGGAAAAGAGGCGAAGCGATCTGGAAGACTTGGGCTCAAAGCCTGCCGTTTTCCAGGCCACGCGATGCTCCGATTGTGGCCAAGGGCTAGACCTTCCAGCTGTGCATTTTATGTGCAAGCACAGCTTCCACCAGCGATGTCTacgcggcggcggcgaggatgacgagattGAGTGCCCAAAGTGTGCTGGTGAGAACGAGGTGATTCGCAAGATGAGAGAGGGCCAAAGGGAGCGAGCAGGGCGGCATGAGATATTCAAGGCGGACCTAGAGAATAGCACTGACCGATTTGCGACCATTTCTGAGTGGTTTTCACGAGGAGTGATGGATGCGCAGGGCTCAGAGCAGGCTTCTTGA
- a CDS encoding uncharacterized protein (TransMembrane:1 (i182-201o)): MSIRPLPEDVVGKIRSSSTITSLNGVVCGLLKNSLDAGATNVNVYVEHGRGNCTVEDNGLGIVPADFAENGGLGKSFYSSKFPAQQGLHGRQGTFLASLSTLSLLTVTSHHQGHNSHNLLSIHHGKLLKRQTQSSIGERFDVFDHGTRVAVNDLFGSLPVRVKHRATLFADRPRLDKEWGRLVLDVVGLLVAWTSGVTVFLCDIKGQRELRLKPPENASMVPRALRYFVQASLADSGEMDSWVPVSATAGHVAIKGCISLTPVATRRSQFMSIGILPISNEYGNNVLYEEVNKLFKSSDFGIDEGKVGENGDRAGPISQKKSKGADQWPIFYLRITLKGGEDVFDMDNISNPSHGDLQKIIDLLRAMTYSFLKKHYLRPQKVQLSSDKSVFSTAPHRSTKTSKRHKHPSSQASIPPSSQDLLPDSSSSLSDSPFDGWNRMKIGPRMETKPAEKATRREPTPAPPSTITAERLVGEGGKLLRKPFQIPESSGPEAESMNASETDAGNVCELGSLLLAERPKRTVESSSQTTKRLKVGDSDVADGKSEEKRGIRGGEEPEWLQDVLKSWRNPVFEPTQPLIPRINDDAPAPMRETTLVHGLHRCRTDVNGGVKFEAASIGIEGRVSRSALEGAEVIAQVDKKFIMLKLPLQDMKDAPKPGSSCALVMLDQHAADERCRLEDLMTEYFREDPSSGILRAVVESLEQPLIFETLERENGLLQRYQEHLEAWGIMYKTAQQAAVYTVTATALPPSILERCRGEPRLLVDLIRKEIWKLHDEGIIPPRPRSAGKGTLNQALMAHFHGCPRGILEMLHSRACRSAIMFNDVLSAGECEHLVRRLARCAFPFQCAHGRPSLVPLVDLGSACRIRAWDENGDAGKDLKVWKRWIDA; encoded by the exons ATGTCCATCAGGCCGCTCCCAGAGGATGTCGTTGGCAAAATCAGATCCTCGTCGACCATCACGTCGCTGAACGGCGTTGTCTGCGGCCTGCTCAAGAATTCGCTTGATGCTGGCGCCACCAATGTCAATGTCTACGTCGAGCATGGCCGAGGAAACTGTACCGTAGAAGACAATGGACTGGGCATTGTCCCGGCAGATTTTGCAGAGAATGGAGGCCTTGGAAAATCTTTTT ATTCATCCAAATTTCCCGCCCAGCAAGGACTGCATGGCAGGCAGGGAACGtttttggcctctttgaGCACTTTGTCTCTACTTACGGTGACGTCtcaccatcaaggccatAACTCCCATAACTTGCTGTCGATTCACCACGGCAAACTCTTAAAGAGACAGACACAATCCTCTATTGGAGAGAGATTCGATGTATTTGACCATGGCACGCGAGTTGCGGTTAATGACTTATTTGGCTCGCTTCCTGTTCGCGTTAAACATCGTGCCACTCTCTTCGCAGATCGACCGAGGCTTGACAAGGAATGGGGACGCCTAGTTCTCGATGTGGTTGGGCTATTGGTGGCGTGGACTTCCGGAGTTACTGTGTTCTTGTGTGATATCAAGGGACAGCGCGAGCTGCGTCTAAAGCCACCAGAAAATGCGAGTATGGTTCCCAGAGCACTACGATACTTTGTACAAGCCTCGCTGGCAGATTCTGGTGAAATGGACTCGTGGGTGCCAGTATCAGCGACTGCCGGCCATGTTGCTATCAAAGGCTGCATTTCTCTGACTCCGGTGGCAACACGCCGATCTCAGTTTATGAGCATAGGCATATTACCCATCTCAAACGAGTATGGGAATAATGTCCTTTACGAAGAAGTAAACAAATTGTTCAAGAGTTCAGATTTTGGGATAGATGAGGGCAAAGTAGGAGAGAATGGTGACCGTGCTGGCCCAATTTctcagaagaagagcaagggaGCAGACCAGTGGCCTATTTTCTACTTGCGAATCACACTCAAGGGGGGCGAAGATGTCTTTGATATGGACAACATCTCTAACCCCTCGCACGGAGACCTTCAGAAGATCATCGATTTGCTGAGAGCCATGACTTATAGCTTTCTGAAGAAGCACTACTTGCGCCCACAAAAGGTTCAGCTATCTTCAGACAAGTCTGTGTTTTCGACAGCGCCACATCGCAGCACTAAAACGTCAAAAAGACACAAGCACCCATCATCACAGGCTTCAATACCCCCATCTTCACAAGATTTACTGCCAGATTCCTCCTCATCCCTGTCAGACAGCCCTTTTGACGGCTGGAATAGGATGAAGATTGGCCCACGAATGGAAACTAAGCCAGCAGAGAAAGCGACGCGGCGTGAACCTACTCCAGCTCCCCCCAGTACCATTACAGCAGAGAGACTAGTTGGAGAAGGTGGAAAGCTGCTCCGCAAACCCTTTCAGATCCCAGAATCGTCTGGTCCTGAAGCAGAGAGCATGAATGCCAGTGAAACTGATGCTGGGAACGTCTGCGAATTGGgctctcttttgcttgctgAGCGTCCAAAGAGAACAGTAGAATCATCGAGTCAAACGACCAAACGGTTAAAAGTGGGCGATTCAGATGTTGCGGATGGGAAatcagaagagaagagagggatCAGAGGGGGAGAAGAGCCCGAATGGCTGCAAGATGTGCTCAAGTCGTGGCGCAATCCAGTCTTTGAGCCCACCCAGCCGCTTATACCACGTATCAACGATGACGCGCCGGCACCAATGCGTGAGACAACGCTGGTTCATGGCTTACATCGATGTCGAACAGATGTCAATGGAGGAGTCAAATTCGAAGCTGCATCCATAGGCATAGAAGGGCGTGTGTCACGATCAGCTCTAGAAGGAGCAGAAGTCATTGCACAAGTCGACAAGAAGTTCATTATGCTGAAACTCCCGCTTCAAGACATGAAAGATGCTCCAAAACCAGGCAGCTCTTGCGCCCTGGTGATGCTGGACCAACatgctgctgatgagagATGCCGTCTAGAAGATCTCATGACGGAGTATTTCAGAGAAGACCCTTCTAGTGGGATTCTCAGAGCAGTCGTCGAGTCTCTGGAGCAACCGCTTATATTTGAAACTTTGGAGCGCGAAAATGGACTGCTACAGCGGTATCAGGAGCACCTCGAGGCATGGGGCATCATGTACAAGACTGCCCAACAAGCGGCGGTATACACTGTTACGGCGACGGCTCTGCCTCCGAGTATCTTGGAACGCTGTCGCGGCGAGCCGCGGCTTTTGGTGGATTTGATACGCAAAGAGATATGGAAGCTTCACGACGAAGGCATCATTCCTCCACGGCCGCGCAGTGCTGGAAAGGGCACGTTGAATCAAGCTTTAATGGCGCACTTTCATGGCTGTCCGAGAGGGATCCTCGAGATGTTGCATTCGAGGGCCTGTCGAA GTGCCATCATGTTCAATGATGTTTTATCGGCTGGAGAGTGCGAGCATCTCGTGCGACGGCTTGCGCGATGCGCGTTCCCTTTCCAATGCGCGCATGGACGACCGAGTTTGGTGCCATTGGTGGATTTGGGATCGGCGTGTCGCATTCGAGCGTGGGATGAGAATGGGGATGCTGGGAAAGATTTGAAAGTGTGGAAGAGATGGATCGACGCATAG
- a CDS encoding uncharacterized protein (EggNog:ENOG41~SECRETED:SignalP(1-21)): MIASSVVSLLVAALSISPAGASPTARFDRLKRDKTPKYFIEPGGSLALGHYDKRYFKAEIPYGEHRDVLRQLVRSYLTTLHEHGVETWLAHGTLLGWWWNGQIMPWDYDLDVQVSNNTMQWLGDNMNRTEHTHDFNGNSKTYLLDINPHHVDIDRGDGMNIIDARWIDTTNGMFIDITGVREREADRPGVWSCKNKHRYGSQDLWPMRVTEFEGVKARIPYNFEQILRDEYGDKSLVVEEFQNHRWNHDISEWVQMSDEEVKQRKEEEEARKKEEEAKKNEKTE, from the exons ATGATAGCCTCATCCGTGGTTTCgctcctcgtcgccgccctGTCCATCTCCCCCGCCGGCGCCTCGCCAACCGCGCGCTTCGACCGCCTCAAGCGAGACAAGACGCCCAAATACTTCATCGAGCCCGGCGGCAGCCTCGCGCTGGGCCACTACGACAAGCGCTACTTCAAGGCCGAGATCCCCTACGGCGAGCACCGCGACGTGCTGCGCCAGCTGGTCCGCAGCTACCTGACGACCTTGCACGAGCACGGCGTCGAGACATGGCTCGCCCACGGCACGCTGCTGGGCTGGTGGTGGAACGGCCAGATCATGCCGTGGGACTACGACCTGGACGTGCAGGTGTCCAACAACACCATGCAGTGGCTGGGCGACAACATGAACCGCACCGAGCACACCCACGACTTCAACGGCAACTCCAAGACGTATCTGCTCGACATCAACCCGCACCACGTCGACATTGACCGCGGCGACGGCATGAACATCATCGACGCGCGCTGGATCGACACCACCAACGGCATGTTCATCGACATCACCGGCGTGCGCGAGCGCGAGGCCGACCGCCCGGGCGTCTGGAGCTGCAAGAATAAGCATCGCTACGGCAGCCAGGACCTGTGGCCCATGCGCGTCACCGAGTTTGAGGGCGTCAAGGCGCGCATCCCGTACAACTTTGAGCAGATTCTGCGCGACGAGTACGGCGACAAGAGCTTGGTTGTCGAGGAGTTTCAAAA TCACCGCTGGAACCACGACATTAGCGAATGGGTCCAAATGTCTGACGAAGAAGtcaagcagcgcaaagaagaagaggaggccaggaaaaaagaagaagaagccaagaagaatgagaagACTGAGTAA